The Culex pipiens pallens isolate TS chromosome 2, TS_CPP_V2, whole genome shotgun sequence DNA window TAAACGACGAGCAAATTGCATATAACGTCAAGAAATCAAAATAGGTAtagcaaattaagtttttttgtgataaaaaaaatatgcctaTAGAAATAAAGTAAGCATTTTGCAACGcttataaggccgatgcaaatatttaaaaaagtttttgtccctcggccctggccgcggtcaagggggggggggggggcaaaaaaataaaaaaatataaaaatttaaataacaagccatagtcttcacatttaaatgaaaaaagtgttttaaaatgcattttacactagttcagttgttttgaaatcattagttttcaaaaaatctaagatctgacaaaaacagaaattgtatcgaaaaaaaaagattttgcatcgaaaattttcaaaatatcttaagattttttaataaacccaaacatgctaaaaatgattttaaacgcaggagaatgtattttaatttgatttcagttggttgcacttgaattttcattgaaattttgaagtttattgtaaacatattttttttgccccctgatttttcgggccaattttgaaggggggggggggggtgacaaaaacttttaaaaatatttgtaccagcctaattattataaacaaattgattgtaaacaAAAGTCGTTGTTGTGAATCTTTTTGTGTGCAATGTTACAGGGATTGAACGAAACATTATATAGAAATTCCTTTAGTTCACATACTGAAATGTATGTCACTAATTTCTCGGTGTGGCAGATTTTGATTTAAGAGtttttatgaaggaaaaaaatcttaaatttataaaaactttaaGATAGACACAGACACGCACGCATTGGTTTTAGTATGTTATCAAAtcgtaatttgaaaataattattaacaaatatcAAACATCCTCAGCAAACAGGCTGCTTAACTGACAAACAATTCTTATTTATGTCAACGCAATAAATCCCACCTCCGGCGCTAATCGCTGCGCAAATTCTCGCCAAATCCTTGCTAACAAAATGCTAGCACGTGGCCCGGGAACATACTTTTTAATCCTCTTATAAACATCACTGCACTGCAAAATTCAAAGCCACTTCCTGCTCCTGCTCAGGAAacaaagtcatttttgtcattttacttAAAACCGTGTTATTATTACCGGCGACAAACTTTTTAATAGTTGCACCAACCAACCTCAACAGGGCAAACAAGCGATTATAGCCGTCACGTTAGAGCATAAACATAATTCCTTGCCTTAATCATTTGGAAAAAGGCGAAAAATGAGTTTCGTCCTTGCCACAACGGCTCTCAACTTCCGGGCCCGGACATTATGTGTGTTCATAAATCTCCCAAACGTGACGTTGAGGTCCGTTTTGGCCTGGCTGGTGGTGGacactatttttttcctgaCTTCTTGTAGTCCTCTGTTCTGTCCGGCCATCGAAGGGTGGTGGTGAGGCAAAAGCCCCTCACTTGCATAGGAAgtagtttttaatgtttcaatttaTTTCTTGAGATGGTGCGATTTCTGGGACGGGGTAAGTTGTGCTGTTagttaaataaaagttttttattcTCTTTGGAGAATGAAataacaaatgtatttgaaaaatctggctgCTCTACGATTTTGTAGAAAACATGAATATTTCCTGAATATcatagttaaaaaaacaaattttgaaaattactttagCAAAGTCAATTTCTGCTAGTTGAACACTATTCCTACTAATTTCCCCATTTTTTCATCTCTCCTCCCCCCAGTGACCTAACAACCGGCCTGCAGTGCATCCGCAGCTACACCCGCCGTTGCATGACCCTGGAGCAGCGGGATCGTTTCAACAAGCTCTACAATGGCACCCATCAATTCGTGCGCGATCTGTGCCGTGAGGGTCCCTACCAGAACGAGTTCCTCTCGCACGCCCCGTGCCTGCAGCGAGTCAAGCCCGACTACGAGGTCTGTGGCCGGAAGTACCACAACACGGTTTCGGTCATCActcagcagcagcaccaccatGAACATCACCAGGCCCGACACGAGAGacatcaccagcagcagcagcagcttcagaACCATCACACGACCGACGGTCGGAACGCCGAAGAAGACGTCCGGACGGTGTGCTGCTCGTTTATAGAGTATCTGGACTGCTCGGAGGGGGCGGCCAAGAAGACGTGCGGAACGGACACGGCACGGTTCACGCGGGGCTTCCTGGATAAGATGTCGTCGACGCTGATAACGGTGAGTAGTTTTGGAGAGTTCATAGAGTTACCTACgggcgcatgtattgcgtgtgcATTAGTGTGGCTCACGGatgtatgaaaaagacaaaagtgaccggaattttgtagcattataaccccagaagctagcctcaAATTTACCCTGAtaaccatattgtaaaaactgaaattttgaaaagttttacaaaaatacgtagttttgtaaatttattgaatattttcaaaaaaatattgtaattacattcgaaatgtatgaaaaaatcccgatcgttgatacccacattgtaaaaacggaatttttgagtatttattcgaaaaaaacgtaaatttgtgaaaattttgagtattttctaaatatgttgttattacattcgaaatgtatgaaaaaatcccgatcgtttaatacccatattgtaccaatttaaattttgacaatttgccaaactcgcaaacaaagcaaaatttgatAATCTGACGATCTGCAAACAACTGCAgataaacaaacaaagcagacaaactgtcaaacttgcaaaaatgcgagtttgtttgtttgtttgtttgtcatagtctaatacctccttcaaTCGTGGTAGAATCACTCTGCACTAATTTCGAATGctggattattaaaaaaatatcaataaaattatctaagcccaatctcacgcacactagcacgccatttgttttgcaggccggtacaaaatttaaactcAATATTTTTCGTGTATGAACACTAGCGTGGCTCacagatatatgaaaaagacaaaagtgttcaatttcgaacgcctcgaccggaatATTGTAGCATTATaaccccagaagctagcctgaaatttcgagcgcatttggttaatgtttagttgttccaagttgtaaagaaatttaaaatttaatttaatttacttattttcaactttttaactcttcttcgagaAAATATTCCAAtgccttatattttttttctcaaaatagaggcaaatttttagagcacgttatatttttttccatactccaAAAATATCCTGTAacttttcgggatcaattcctagcgttTGCGatgttctataaagttgttccccggatcaaaacctataagaatcCTGAGAAGAGGAAAAATTAATGGGATTTTGGGAAACTTTCTCTAAAAAGAggttaaaagtaaaaatttcccataggtaatttttttttccgactccgtggcttaatggttgcggCTTCCGCCTCGAAAGCAGATGGTTCAGGGATCCAATCCCGGTCGGTTACcttgaaatttatgaatatggacaaaaaaaacctttgagaatcaggtgggattcgaactcacacctttgaattgatggtctgggacgctaaccagtcggccatcatgAAGTTAAGCTCTAAAACTGAATTGATCCGCAGTggcgaaataatgtcacaagttATAACATATCAAACTATTATATAACTACTAACACCGTCTCAAAACAGCCCAGGGTCATCTCATATACTCATGAACTGgacgagggagtcgtggattgcCTGGCCCGAGTCATCTGCTTTATCGTTCTATGTCTGTACAATTTCGGAAGAAATCGTtagccagagaaaggtattcgcttcaaaggttcttgagacatatggtggttactaaccgaaccgtctcagttgaaatatactgtggtcatggccaagccctgccaagacgggggttcaaatacatacatacatacatacatacaaaattTCCTATAGATAATTTTTAGAAGTTCCACACTAACTTCaagtcaatggtggaagtactaaaccttaaccaaatgcgctaaaaatttcaggctatgttctggggccatattgctacaaaattccggtcgaggcgttcgaaataaataaatatataaaaaacacttttgtctttttcatatatccgtgagccacgctagtgTTCATACACGAAAAATATTGAgggtaaattttgtaccggcctgCAAAACAAAttgcgtgctagtgtgcgtgagattgggcttagataattttattgatatttttttaataatccagCATTCGAAATTCGTGCAGAGTAATTCTACCAAGAttgaaggaggtattagactatgacaaacaaacaaacaaactcgcattttttgaaagtttgacagtttgtctgctttgtttgtttacctGCAGTTGTTTGCAGAATCgtcagattttcaaattttgctttgtttgcgagtttggcaaattttcaaacatgaaaaagtgctattttcgttgtttgtttgtcatagtctaataactCCTTGAgcaaatttattataaatttaataattgtactgttttgatttggatgaaactttgtgttaactttttctatgaccaaagaagaccttttgcatcattaattcgACCAAACAAATCTCCATTCAATTTTGaccgctgtccatacaaaaaggctactaatatatttaaaaaaaactgtatcttgAAATCAGATTTTATCTTCGACTTGGTGTGTTTGGCAAAAAAACTAGTTAGGccgctgtaaatattttttgaagtttatggccAAAATAAAAGGGAGGGGGAGGCAATAAAGAGTTCGTTCAAATataacgtccagagattttcgggatttcagacACCACCAATACCCAACATACGTATTTctttatgtttgatttttttaatatgttttagagtacTAAAAACACATCTTTGCGTCAAAGTTAGtgatgatgaaaaaatactgtttttgttaaaatatagaaaatgtggacaaaatatattcaatatcctttttttaaacatttttatataaaatgttccgttttcgagttatagttactttaaaataaaaatgttcgaaaacgatttcgaaaaatcttcaaaaaagcacctctaaaaaaattggaacgtgTCAAATTTGGTGGTGTAATATTCACACTTTTATGacgtaatattacctcaattaaggctgaaaaaatgcaaaaccctGCAATAGAGGAGAATTTACCCAtgtttgaggtaaaattacactttttcagCCATAAAAGATGTATCCATTCCCAGATGTATTACTACTacgtttttttaactgtgtagcctattttcattgaatagatcagaaaatttcgcaaaagtttcaattttttacattgaaaatcggaccaatagttccGAAATATTGACTAGAAGCCCCAATCGTAACATACAACAttgccgaatacaccaaatcgatcagaaaacccCTTTACCCCAAGTTGGTTCTTTACAAAaattcgatttggtgtcttcttcACAGTTGTTGGTATTTATgaggaatattcagaaaaaatgacactcgaaaaaaaaatgcgggttgtattttttggaaaaaaaaaatagaaatcttactcaaaatttcagtttactgcagctttgaatgaataatcgaatttgcaagcgaaaataacttttcaataattttgattaaCCGTTTTCGGGATATGGCCACTCAAGTTTCATTTTAGCAAAAAGTtgcagttttgattttttaaatagtgcttaTGAGTAGAAACCATTCCAAAACATCAGTTTTTgataagttcagaaaatttccaaaaaaaaatgtctgagaAACCATCAAGATTGGAcctctagttgctgagatactggggataaaagaaaaactaacttaatccacctatgtggacggtgccttcctcactttttaccaacatttggtgatattatgagtttggacacaaattctatctatcttctatatgtatacaaaattttgacggttttgttcgaacgcgaatcaattcaacacggaacgtccgatcgaggtgctctttgttgcgttgggttcgtatggtaagttcgtgagtgccaaaaagttacaacattggccactctggaaacgattccggaaaatttgcagattgtatgggaaaggttaaaatcaagttttgatcacaggaggctgaataagcaaaaaaagtcaaaaacttcaacaaacgaaaaaaggcagaacgaacttTGTCAGGCAAGGTTTGTTTCTCAATAAAGAAATAGTTAAATGtcacttacacagaaaaaaatcaattctcgtaatcgtgaattaagttcacgaatgtgagaaccacgaaggaatttattcatgagtatggtgcatttgcactataaacgtgaatatattccttcgtggttctcgcattcgtgaatttaattcacgatttcgagaattggttttttttcagtgtaagcggtcataacttgatactcagcgttgtcagatcctcaatgttttggactcattagaaaggtcttccgattacctacccaacgatgggttggatgatggatccggacatagtttacatacatttaagtgagatccggcatcaaaaaagtacataaatatcacttaagtggtcataacttgagacagggttgccagatattcaatgtattggactcattggaaaggtcttttgattaccaatccaacgatgggttggatgatggatccggatatagtttacatacagtacataaatatcacttaagtggtcataactccagacagagttgccagatattcaatgtattggactcattggatccaacgatgggttggataatgaatccgtacatagtttacatacatttaagtgagatccggcatcaaaaaagtacataaatatcacttaagtggtcaaaacttgagacagggttgccagatattcaatgtatgagactcattggaaaggtattttgatgacctacccaacgatgggttggatgatggatccgtacatagtttacatacatttaagtgagatccggcatcaaaaaagtacataaatatcacttaagtggtcataactcgagacagggttgccagatcttcaatgtattggactcattggaaaggtcttttgattacctatccaacgatgggttcgatgatggatccggacatagtttacatacatttaagtgagatccggcatcaaaaaagtacataaatatcacttaagtggtcataacttgagacagggttgccagatcttcaatgtattggactcattggaaaggtcttttgattaccaatccaacgatgggttgaatgatggatccggacatagtttacatacatttaagtgagatccggcataaaaaagtacataaatatcacttaaatggtcataacttgagacagggttaccagattttcaatgtatgggactcattggaaaggtattttgatgacctacccaacgatgggttggatgatggatccgtacatagtttacatacatttaagtgagatccggcatcaaaaaagtacataaatatcacttaagtggtcataacttgagacagggttgccagatcttcaatgtattggactcattggaaaggtcttttgattaccaatccaacgatgggttggatgatggatccggacatagtttacatacatttaagtgagatccggcataaaaaagtacataaatatcacttaagtggtcataacttgagacagggttgccagatcttcaatgtattggactcattggaaaggtcttttgattacctatccaacgatgggttggatgatggatccggacatagtttacatacatttaagtgagatccggcatcaaaaaagtacataaatatcacttaagtggtcataacttgagacagggttgccagatattcaatgtattggactcattggaaaggtcttttgattaccaatccaacgatgggttggatgatggatccggatatagtttacatacagtacataaatatcacttaagtggtcataactccagacagagttgccagatattcaatgtattggactcattggatccaacgatgggttggataatgaatccgtacatagtttacatacatttaagtgagatccggcatcaaaaaagtacataaatatcacttaagtggtcaaaacttgagacagggttgccagatattcaatgtatgggactcattggaaaggtattttgatgacctacccaacgatgggttggatgatggatccgtacatagtttacatacatttaagtgagatccggcatcaaaaaagtacataaatatcacttaagtggtcataactcgagacagggttgccagatcttcaatgtattggactcattggaaaggtcttttgattacctatccaacgatgggttcgatgatggatccggacatagtttacatacatttaagtgagatccggcatcaaaaaagtacataaatatcacttaagtggtcataacttgagacagggttgccagatcttcaatgtattggactcattggaaaggtcttttgattaccaatccaacgatgggttgaatgatggatccggacatagtttacatacatttaagtgagatccggcataaaaaagtacataaatatcacttaaatggtcataacttgagacagggttaccagattttcaatgtatgggactcattggaaaggtattttgatgacctacccaacgatgggttggatgatggatccgtacatagtttacatacatttaagtgagatccggcatcaaaaaagtacataaatatcacttaagtggtcataactcgagacagggttgccagatcttcaatgtattggactcattggaaaggtcttttgattacctatccaacgatgggttggatgatggatccggacatagtttacatacatttaagtgagatccggcatcaaaaaagtacataaatatcacttaagtggtcataacttgagacagggttgccagatcttcaatgtattggactcattggaaaggtcttttgattacctatccaacgatgggttgaatgatggatccggacatagtttacatacatttaagtgagatccggcatcaaaaaagtacataaatatcacttaagtggtcataactcgagacagggttgccagatcttcaatatattggactcattggaaaggtcttttgattacctatccaacgatgggttggatgatggatccggacatagtttacatacatttaagtgagatccggcatcaaaaaagtacataaatatcacttaagtggtcataacttgagacagggttgccagatcttcaatgtattggactcattggaaaggtcttttgattacctatccaacgatgggttggatgatggatccggacatagtttacatacatttaagtgagatccggcataaaaaagtacataaatatcacttaagtggtcataacttgagacagggttaccagatcttcaatgtatgggactcattggaaaggtattttgatgacctacccaacgatgggttggatgatggatccgttcatagtttacatacatttaagtgagatccggcatcaaaaaagtacataaatatcacttaagtggtcataactcgagacagggttgccagatcttcaatgtattggactcattggaaaggtcttttgattacctatccaacgatgggttggatgatggatccggacatagtttacatacatttaagtgagatccggcatcaaaaaagtacataaatatcacttaagtggtcataacttgagacagggttgccagatcttcaatgtattggactcattggaaaggtcttttgattacctatccaacgatgggttggatgatggatccggacatagtttacatacatttaagtgagatccggcatcaaaaaagtacataaatatcacttaagtggtcataacttgagacagggttgccagatcttcaatgtattggactcattggaaaggtcttttgattacctatccaacgatgggttggatgatggatccggacatagtttacatacatttaagtgagatccgattcgcaactctgacacttttttatacgtaacttttgaactacttatcggatcttcaaacaattcaatagtgcagtatggggcaccaaaccgaatcgaatgcaacttatttgactcaaatcggatcagccagtgccgagaaaacttggcaagaattttgagcaccaaggggaatacgcacacacatacacacacacacacagacatttgttcagttttcgattctgagtcgataggtatacatgaatataggtctacgagctgtttttcaaaagttcatttttcgagcaggattatagccttacctcagtgaggaaggcaaaacaaactggaaaatttgagttttctaGGTCGCACCCAAACAGCTCCTTTTTATAATGTCAGTATCTCAGTAACGAATTGttcaatttcaatgtttacaaattaaacatttgtgaatttttcttattccttcgaaaaaaaaaattaaaattttggaatcgaagctaacatttcaaaagtacgTTATATTGAATATATTTTCAAGTCTAGAATTTTGATAGAAAAGATTAAAGCTCGATTGGTAGTTTAAAAACGAACTGTCGGTAAATGTTGCTTGAAACATCTTTCTGCTTATGCGCAAAAGTATGCAAAGCTTTAGGAATTATTTGTATCCTcctttaataaaaattttaaataaacaactgcaaATCGCCTCAAACTGCAATCAATCAACGATCTAATTAACTTCTTATGCCAATTTCTTCCTCTACTCACAGATGTACTGCGAAGACTACTACCGCTCGAACAAGTGTCCCTCGACACAATCATCAGCCGCGAGCCAATCCTCCAGTTCCCTGCTGCTACTAATGCTGATGGCCCTCCTCGTGCCAACGATCCTAACCCAACTAAACACGTGGTACTCGGCAACGGTCAGCATAGTCCGGTTACGATAAAGTTTAATAAATTGACgtgaacaaaaaaacaagctaAACAACAAACCAATCAACTACTCATCTCAGCTCTACTCAGAAATTAAGTTCAGTTCAGTCAGCTGTTAGGGTAATTGATTAAGTTTAAGGTGCATGCACACCCCTCCTGATTAAGCCCGTAATGGGGTCGACCTCCCATCAAACGCGCAAGAACGCACGTGTTGCGTAACGTGCAGTCAAATGTGTCGTTATCTACGCGTTACGCGCCAAAAGGTCTCGAGCAATTAGTATTAATTAACTTATTGTGCGGAATTAGTTGCTCTCTCTTGTTTTCTAATTTATCTTGACCAGACATCACCACAGAAGAAGTTGAGAAACTGGGTCAGGGTGATTGCGTATAGTTCAAAACAGGTTCAAAATAGTGAAGGAGGATCCACCTATTCTATCACACTCATAAAAtggacaaaattaacaaaatgtcATGTGCTGGGCACCTTTCGGAAACAATTCCTTACCTATCAATCCATCTGAGAAACTATATCTAAACTAAAaactattaaataattaaacataGTGAAAATGGTTCCGTCTTTATTAGTTCTTACGTGCGGTTTTTATTCataacaaaatagtttattttagtgaaaataataagaaaaaaaagttacgtaaTTAAAAAGAGTTGTAAATATGTGACACTGTTGAGTTTGGATGGCGATTATTAAGTTAAAGTATAAGATTAGGGTAATCGAGCAACACAATTGAAAATAGCTTTAGGTAAAAAAGAAATCCAGTTTCAAGTGAAGTGAATTTAAGTAAACAATCTAACACAAACCAGGCATAATGTCACCGttaaacgaagaaaaaaaaagaagttaatTAACTATCGGCAGATCAGCTGAGGCGTCGTCATTATTAGCGAATAAGTAattaaaacacacacacacacagtttgcTCACACTGAATAAAGCAGAGAAAAACCAAATATTAGTGCGTAATCAACGACAGCTgctggaaaaatacatttttaaaaacaaataagcaTAGTCGagttatttgaaagaaattccaTCATAAttctacatattttttcaattcaaactgATTCACTagccgttaaaaatattttcgaagtttatgtttgttaaaaaatgctaaggaaaaatcggccaaaaaatcaggggttgaagcaaaatattttttcaacaaacatcaaaaattcaatataaatTCATCAGCTGAAGTCAATTGAAACTGCATTCCCCTGTGTCGAGAATCTTTTCTAGCATGTTTGGGtgtattcaaaaatctattgaatttaaaaaaaaaatcgatgctcAGTACCGTAaatcggggtgactttgataggatttcaatttgtttttgaaatatttgccaacaggtaaggtttttctcaagattattatttttaaaacatgtactggggtaggccacacaaagtccatgcactattttggaaaaaaagttttttcaatagtgtttagaaaaatagttacgttaaaaattcttagtttaaattccggggtgactttgatagtcatagtttttcttgttaaaatcatatttaaagtgttcaaactttatttgtacgttaaatgtaccatcactaaagtagctgatatagttttaaaaaaataatttttatatttagttaactaagtttataagctttttatcaaaatacatataaattttacataaaattgttgaaaagtaggaattttgcctgaaatttgtta harbors:
- the LOC120416208 gene encoding uncharacterized protein LOC120416208, encoding MFPTAASLSKFYHRMSILITVFITVNLAKVKAENCGQEELARCARPFQVLQSSTDLSIATKKEELDKICPDLTTGLQCIRSYTRRCMTLEQRDRFNKLYNGTHQFVRDLCREGPYQNEFLSHAPCLQRVKPDYEVCGRKYHNTVSVITQQQHHHEHHQARHERHHQQQQQLQNHHTTDGRNAEEDVRTVCCSFIEYLDCSEGAAKKTCGTDTARFTRGFLDKMSSTLITMYCEDYYRSNKCPSTQSSAASQSSSSLLLLMLMALLVPTILTQLNTWYSATVSIVRLR